The genomic stretch TGGCATCCAGTATGCTAACATCGTCGAGAGAGCGTTTTCTTTGTACACTAAACACTCTGCCCTCGAATTCCGTAGGAGTTACAGTAATCCCACTATAATGGTAGTAATTTCCTCTAGGAAACACGTGGCGTACTACCTTAAAAGCACTTGCACTTACGATTTTAACGGTCCAGGCGGCGTTCTCAGCCACGCCTTTCCCCCTCGATCGTGGCTGAACCAATCGGATATACACCTTGATTTCGAAGAGGACTGGGAATTTACAATGAATATACCCGCACCGGAGAAGACTTCGTTCTTTGTAGTAATGGTCCATGAAATAGGCCACGCTCTCGGTATTCAGCATTCGTCTGTGTTACGATCCGTAATGTTTCCTTCCTATTACTTACCATCAGGTATCAACAACTTGTACGAATTTGATTTGGACAGAGACGATCAGCTTGCAATTCAGGTTTTGTACGGGCCGCCGGTCCCCTCCTCCTCTACCACCTCCACATCCACAACATCATCCACAACAtcatccactacaacatccactacGACGACAACATCGACTACCACTAGACCAATAGAGGTCACGCCTACACCTACAgatttggacatttgtaatttaagacacaaactcaacacgttcttagtagtgagaaacagactgtacggtaaatacgtttggatactcagcctgaacgaagcccatagaaTGCGTgaggagtttaccaatcctctgataattacagagtggttgacGTTCTTACCGTCAGACTTTACTAACGTTTcagccgtgtaccagagaccgaacggagtcatgattgtggacagaactttatacgttatagattacccgtcacttagattgtccaatcaaagacccattagcagaatcgtacataccagagttaggaaagtcaatgcagcgttacACAGTAATATGGGTAAAACCTACGTCTtcgtcgatgacaagtttgttgAGGAGCTGAACGACTGCACACTCACAGGCACCATGTTGGGTATGACTTCGAGCGTACTCCCTGGTGTTCCGGGGTCCATAAAGGGAGGTTTCATATATAAAAACggtcgtatttactttataacagtaTGCGTTATCCGTTATGCGAGGTTACTCAATATTCCAAACTTTCGAGGTGTctacatgagggacacactgcccaagaccccgcggcagtacgagtcggccatagttAACCTGGACAGTTCCCACGGTGAAGgtacgcactgggtctgttataagaaactcggaaacagagtgtactactttgacagctttggaaatctgagaccgccggtagaactcgATCTTACTTTGGATCAGGCGTGAgcgtacagtataactatgagcgtaaacagtctgaagactcagtagtctgcggtcacttgtgtttaaagtttctagcacgtaatgttttcacttagcggtgcAGCTCCGCACGTATCTTgtgaggtctttccaccaatggatttgagcgatggagAGTACGAGATCGGTCTAATTGACCTCTCCACGTACTATACAATACCAAACATTGAGAGAGGTGTGAATGACAGGTTCCACTACGTAGTCGACAAAGAGATAGTAATAGACGAAGGGTcgtatgaaattgaaaacatagaagaatatatcaagtcgcacattgacggaagtgtgacgttcagtcttaaggcaaacaataacacgctaaggtccgaagtatcgtgcagtgaagcgattCATTTTGAAAAGCCTGATTCGGTAGCCTCTGTACTCGGTTTCACCGCTAAGGAACTGGAGCCTCATAAGAcccacatgtccgacctccccgtcagtattatggcggtaaacacgatacgtgtcgAGTGCAACATTGCACGCGGTTCCTTTCAAAACGGTATGGAAGGACACGTGTTGCACGAGTTTTACCCCGAAGTGGTTCCCGGGTATAAAATAGTTCAGAAACCGAGCACTGtcatctatttaccggtgaatGTCCGCAGGGTGAACAATATAGAGGTCTCTCTCAGAGACCAAAACGGCGATTTAatcaactttagaaacgaacccgTCTCGTTACGCTTGCACATTAGGAAGCggcaatgggtctagtatttagagaagtgtcTGCTCAGGCATTGGCCAGTAAACACCGGAAGACGGTAGTGTTAACATCGCGAAACATTCGGTTTCTAGCGTCACTGGGGTTCAAATATGGCACTTCTGGCAATAGAGTCGGCCGCAGAGTATGATGAAGTTGTTACaggttgggagtttcactctcataagccttacgcctcgtcaactctgaAAAACAACGACGTAATCAGAATTCCGAtaagtcaacaggatataattacggcGCCGTTCGAAAACAGTATACACATCACTGGTAAAGTGAGTGCCAAGAAAGCTGACGGGAGTGAGGCCAGTATTTCACTAATAAACAACGCcattgcatttttattcgacgatgtAAGGTACGAGATAGGCGGAGTAGAGGTTGACAGgacgaaaaatgtaggtataacgAGTACTATAAAAGGACTACTCTCCGTCAGGGATGAAGAACAAAAGTGTCTCGTAAACGCGTGCTGGCTCGGTCCCAATAAGACCAATGAGGCCGGTGATTTTACATATTCGGTGTCTCTGAAACTGTTCatgggttttgccgaggattacaAGAGAATTTTTGCGAATGTTAAGCAAGAGCTTGTTCTCTTGAGGTCGGATACGGATATTAAGGCCGTTATCTCACCGGACGCGTCAAACCTCGACTTTCAGATTACATCGCTCGAGTGGCTTGTACCACACGTTACAGTGTcagatagttacaaattaaaactactgCGAGTGATTGAGAAAGATACTTTGATTCACCTaccgtttcggtcctgggaacTTCACGAATATCCTTCACTACCGCAAACAACTCGACAGagctggacaataaaaacgagttcgCAAATTGAAAAGCCTCGGTGCGTGGTGCTGGCCTTTCAGACCGGTAGAAAAAACGACCTAAGAAAGGACGCCTCTACTTTTGACCGTTGTGCCCTGACGAATGTTAAACTTTATCTGATTTCGCAGTACTacccttacgacaatgtccacggtgATCTCTGTATATTTTACATGTACACACGATTCCAGAGTTCGTACTATAAAAAACCAGGGTCACCGCTGgttgactttaaaacattcaaGTCTCATATGCCTATGTACGTAATTGATTGTTCCAAgcagaacgattcgatcaagtcgggacctgTAGATGTTAGATTGGAATTTGAAGCCAAGGAGAATTTTCCAGCAAACACAGCGGCATACTGCCTCCTactgcatgactcccacatggcgtacacagTGCTCACTGGTTCCGTACAACGTATAATGTAGGAGCTGTGGTGGTGGTGGGGTGAACTCTTATAAATAGCtaaattttgtacgtgtgtctcattctgtgtcatggagaagctaaacagttttctaaacgagcctgactcgatcgaggcgactcgatacctaacattaaagaacgaactactctacaaggtcgagggcatgcgaagactctttgctcgctttaggcctacagttagagtgcccagtgactcttatagatacggcaatttcaaggaatgcgcgttGGCACGACcttgtcagtgtcactatatggattcatacattaggggttcGAATTCGATTTTGGACCAGCTAGCTGAAAAGAACgacccgtttctttcgagattacaggctctacttgaacccttccgtgataccgcaacacaggggttgtattgttagggtgggggtaattgtataaattgagcgactcctacacTGACGTACATTAACTCTCCAGTGTTGgacactctcgcaacgatggcactatacattttcagttataaggaagaagaagagaggaaattattgggatacctcgactgtactaattttacaTCCGATGCCAACTTTTATAAGgttaaggactttaacaaaattgaggtttgttttgaCGTAGACGATGAGCCCGAGGCCTACGGTGGGGAGGGGGAGGATAATCCCATTAAACAGGCTATAACTTGGTATAGAGAGGGTATCAAAGCCGGAGtatacacttccttgtggaaggacggagaaatgaaaacatgtaaatacctcgactgtactaattttacaCCTAGTAgtgagttttatgatgtgacggggtttgacagaattagggttagattttgcagagaggatgatgtgaagctgaatggGTATAGAAAGGGTATCGAAGCGTATGTATacgcttccttgtggaaggacggagaattgaaaacatttaaatccctcgactgtgctaatttaacatcccatggcgacgcctgggatgtgagggactgtgactAAAGTCAAGTCTCAATTTTGATAGATCCTTTCACAAACGAAcgggaggaggtggagggggaagaaccacttgctaaaaaatctcattggtcagaaTAAACTTGTCTCTGATTGGTCTGAATTGGGTGGTATATAAGGGGGTAGTGTGAAGGGCTACGGTCAGACGGGATCATGCAGGCTTCGGTGATGGACGTGGAACCTGCCCAGTTCCCAGGTACCCAGGCGTAAGGAACGCATAAATTCGTTAACGGGTATTTTCCTAAAGTCGGTTTACTTTTTAGGTCGCGATCTGTCAAAGTGTGTAATTGTGGGATTGTTTAAAGACAGAGGCGATTCTCTCAGGGTGCTTTTCCATGGTAAGAAGGGGTGCGTTTACTGGTCGCACGATGTGTTTAATCAGTTTGCTCCAAATTTCAACTGTATCACTCAAGCTTTGGAGTCCTCACAGAGGTTGTATATCAAGGTGGAAAGTGGGGAGGATGTCAGGGTTTCGAACGTCTTTGGTCAAATGCATGTGTATGTCTATGACGGGGAACATTCTTTAACGCTTAACAAGACCGAGTGGATTCAGTTCGTTAACAACCTTCCGACGGTCTACATCGCTCTTCGGGATCTCTTTTTGATCGAGGTGTCGGCTAAGACAGTTGTTCGGTGTCTGCTGGCTGGGGAGAAGGAGGAGGAGGTGGAGTATAACGACAGGCTATCTCTCGAGATTGAACTTTTCAAACGGTGGCCAAATGGAGGCGATAGTTGAGTTTCAAGCGTTCAAGGATAATGAGAACCGgtttattgtaaaagagtttgtCATAATCAGTCATCTGTTTCGCTCACACATAGTATTTAAATCTCCGTACAGCGTAACAGAATTAAATTCAAAAGCGGCTAGAACCGCCCGTTGGTTGGAGCGTCACTTTCATCATATTAATTGGAATGACGGAGGGATCCCTTATGACGATGATATCGTAGGCGCTCTCTGTGAATCCTTCGCTACTGTATATGCTACGGGGTTAGAAAAAATTCgatttttgtctcgttttcaTGATAACGTATTTGATAgaaatattgtagatagtaaggaggctattgtttccgatactcactgtattttgcctcaacataatagtgacttcacttatgcttgtgctttaaaaaaggctCTAGGGCGGGGTGTGACCGAATCtgagtggtaagctcctaaggctagCGTAACACCTGTACGTCCTGGGGCTTTCAACTGCTCATACGGCAGGCTTAAACTctgtaagaccgggagcagttgtggatgtgtgtgtgtgtttgggtacctctatggcaggcctaacctCCTTAAGTCCAGGGGTACGAGCCTCGCTCTAGTTGCTAAAGtaaaagatataaaacatatgctaaaaaacaaaatgtttctttgcgagtgttttgcgggttgcattgaaaggcttctccgagtaaagcggcttgttacactagcaaggattacaaaaaaaatacaaaagttgtaaaataaaaacaaaaaaaatgttgggaggagcaaatttgttatggagtggctaccaccgtaaagggcgatggttggggctctttacacacacgtggataggcctactggggaaggagccacgtaaaaaatctcctaacgcgtcTAAGACCTGACCTCATGGGTGTTGTGGAACATATGTCACGTTGCAACAAGGAAACCGTACGTGTGGTGGGGGGTACGCCGCGCTTGCATATAAGCGACTGCTGCAAGTGCATCCAGCATTGCGCAATCATGTACAGTTTTGAACAACACCTTGTTTTGGCGTTGTCCGTGGTAGTCATGGCTGTGCCTGCGGCCTTGGTATTGATCCTCTGCCGCGCACGCCGGCCTCCCGAAGTCGGCTACACTCCCTTGGTGCTGCTCCTGGTGGGCCTCCTTGTCGTCGCTGCACCCCTCGTTGCTGGTGACGACGACGAGCCGCCTCCACGGAAAGTCTCTCGATTGGtggttatgttattattattatagaattaataactAGATTCCGCTTTTCCGATTggatacaatttgtttttttgaagGGCAACGACGATGACCCCCGGCCCGATCCCCAGCCCGATGTCCAGGACTCCCCGTTGTCGCCTGACCCTAATGATGAGGTACGTGTGCGCTTGTgttggttttgtgtttgtatgaGTGTTTGTTTGCGCTACGGgctgaattgttttttctttaccAGGTTTATGACTCGGATGCAACCGTGGAGAACCTGATGCCCGCTGTAAGTACAATTGGATTCCTTGTTTTGTCCATCTCGTCTTTTTTGCTATTTTGCTACGGTTTGTTTTTTTTCAGTCTCCGGACCCGTGGGCTTTTGGGCCGAGGCCGAGGCAGAGGTCTATCAATGTTACCGCGATTGAGGACCTTCTGATGGGGCCCTGGGGAGTGTTGGAGGCTGCCCTCACGGGGATTCCTTTACCACCGTCTCCACTACCACCCCAGGCCGCAGCCCGCAGGCTCCCTCTCCAGTTGATGCCGCTTCCTCAGCCGCGGCGACTTCCGAGGATAAATATCATCCCGGCCCCAGTCCCCTtcgacgtcccggtcctctgGTGGGCCCAATGTAGCAACCGTCGCCCCGGCCCAGTCAACTGTTACTTTTCGGATACTACCTGCCATAGTATGTCCTAGAGTGCCAATCAcgcaattattacaatttttacaaccaCATTATTGACCATAtaatttcagtatatatatatatatatatatatatatatatatatatatatatatatatatatatatatatatattctgaaataTATGTTGCTATTGCAAT from Homalodisca vitripennis isolate AUS2020 chromosome 2, UT_GWSS_2.1, whole genome shotgun sequence encodes the following:
- the LOC124355734 gene encoding collagenase 3-like: MRLLVLVLVQLAAANKTLTYLEKYGYLNSNGTSLTNSVKDAVTRFQEVSGLQVTGYENEETLKLMDTSRCGNLDEGIASFSVNPLVKWNSTRITWNMIGSGIQYANIVERAFSLYTKHSALEFRRSYSNPTIMVVISSRKHVAYYLKSTCTYDFNGPGGVLSHAFPPRSWLNQSDIHLDFEEDWEFTMNIPAPEKTSFFVRRSACNSGFVRAAGPLLLYHLHIHNIIHNIIHYNIHYDDNIDYH
- the LOC124355735 gene encoding uncharacterized protein LOC124355735, translated to MALLAIESAAEYDEVVTGWEFHSHKPYASSTLKNNDVIRIPISQQDIITAPFENSIHITGKVSAKKADGSEASISLINNAIAFLFDDVRYEIGGVEVDRTKNVGITSTIKGLLSVRDEEQKCLVNACWLGPNKTNEAGDFTYSVSLKLFMGFAEDYKRIFANVKQELVLLRSDTDIKAVISPDASNLDFQITSLEWLVPHVTVSDSYKLKLLRVIEKDTLIHLPFRSWELHEYPSLPQTTRQSWTIKTSSQIEKPRCVVLAFQTGRKNDLRKDASTFDRCALTNVKLYLISQYYPYDNVHGDLCIFYMYTRFQSSYYKKPGSPLVDFKTFKSHMPMYVIDCSKQNDSIKSGPVDVRLEFEAKENFPANTAAYCLLLHDSHMAYTVLTGSVQRIM